A genomic stretch from Oreochromis niloticus isolate F11D_XX linkage group LG11, O_niloticus_UMD_NMBU, whole genome shotgun sequence includes:
- the LOC106098691 gene encoding uncharacterized protein LOC106098691 isoform X1 — protein sequence MAVWDKLWGLLFLLAGAVGQTVIYPFTSTCAVRGSTVTLPCTFTPLKSFSDGQREVPLKIVRVLWCQNNVFCLRPAPSVWDTDSKTSDPRYQYLGDMMTNCTLQIRDVQQRDNATFRFRMEADNPKGHFTNMIGVTVRVDDGSKMRIISSGDDKKLSRGETVTLLCASVCTFHQLEVTWFKDGHALSETGPSLLLCSLNAEDSGSYTCALKTNMETVSEPYSLQVEAGNLDKLTVVRLVLFSAHMLLIVTVASIIIKRTCCLQVRSRLAEETRETGESHYYITSSKLMKY from the exons GTGCTGTGGGTCAAACTGTGATCTATCCTTTCACGTCTACCTGTGCTGTCAGAGGATCCACTGTCACCCTCCCCTGCACCTTCACACCTCTGAAGTCTTTCAGTGATGGTCAGAGAGAAGTTCCACTAAAGATAGTCAGAGTTCTCTGGTGTCAGAACAATGTGTTCTGTCTGAGACCTGCGCCATCTGTGTGGGACACTGACTCAAAAACCAGTGACCCTCGTTATCAATATCTGGGAGACATGATGACAAACTGCACTTTACAGATCAGAGATGTTCAGCAGAGAGACAACGCAACCTTTCGCTTCAGGATGGAAGCTGATAATCCTAAAGGACATTTTACTAATATGATAGGAGTGACTGTCAGAGTTGACG ATGGGTCTAAAATGAGAATAATCAGCTCCGGTGATGATAAAAAGTTGAGCAGAGGTGAAACCGTTACACTGCTCTGTGCTTCAGTCTGCACTTTCCACCAACTGGAAGTCACCTGGTTCAAAGATGGCCACGCCCTCTCAGAGACTGGcccctccctccttctctgCTCTCTGAATGCAGAGGATTCTGGGAGCTACACCTGTGCTCTGAAGACCAACATGGAGACTGTCTCTGAGCCGTACAGCCTGCAGGTGGAGGCAG GAAACCTGGACAAGCTCACAGTCGTCCGTCTGGTTCTGTTCAGCGCTCACATGCTGCTCATCGTCACTGTGGCATCAATAATAATCAAAAG GACGTGTTGTTTGCAGGTCAGGAGCAGGTTAGCAGAAGAAACTCGAGAGACAGGTGAGTCACATTATTACATAACTTCTTCCAAGCTTATGAAATATTGA
- the LOC106098691 gene encoding uncharacterized protein LOC106098691 isoform X2, translating to MAVWDKLWGLLFLLAGAVGQTVIYPFTSTCAVRGSTVTLPCTFTPLKSFSDGQREVPLKIVRVLWCQNNVFCLRPAPSVWDTDSKTSDPRYQYLGDMMTNCTLQIRDVQQRDNATFRFRMEADNPKGHFTNMIGVTVRVDDGSKMRIISSGDDKKLSRGETVTLLCASVCTFHQLEVTWFKDGHALSETGPSLLLCSLNAEDSGSYTCALKTNMETVSEPYSLQVEAGNLDKLTVVRLVLFSAHMLLIVTVASIIIKRTCCLQVRSRLAEETRETASRRH from the exons GTGCTGTGGGTCAAACTGTGATCTATCCTTTCACGTCTACCTGTGCTGTCAGAGGATCCACTGTCACCCTCCCCTGCACCTTCACACCTCTGAAGTCTTTCAGTGATGGTCAGAGAGAAGTTCCACTAAAGATAGTCAGAGTTCTCTGGTGTCAGAACAATGTGTTCTGTCTGAGACCTGCGCCATCTGTGTGGGACACTGACTCAAAAACCAGTGACCCTCGTTATCAATATCTGGGAGACATGATGACAAACTGCACTTTACAGATCAGAGATGTTCAGCAGAGAGACAACGCAACCTTTCGCTTCAGGATGGAAGCTGATAATCCTAAAGGACATTTTACTAATATGATAGGAGTGACTGTCAGAGTTGACG ATGGGTCTAAAATGAGAATAATCAGCTCCGGTGATGATAAAAAGTTGAGCAGAGGTGAAACCGTTACACTGCTCTGTGCTTCAGTCTGCACTTTCCACCAACTGGAAGTCACCTGGTTCAAAGATGGCCACGCCCTCTCAGAGACTGGcccctccctccttctctgCTCTCTGAATGCAGAGGATTCTGGGAGCTACACCTGTGCTCTGAAGACCAACATGGAGACTGTCTCTGAGCCGTACAGCCTGCAGGTGGAGGCAG GAAACCTGGACAAGCTCACAGTCGTCCGTCTGGTTCTGTTCAGCGCTCACATGCTGCTCATCGTCACTGTGGCATCAATAATAATCAAAAG GACGTGTTGTTTGCAGGTCAGGAGCAGGTTAGCAGAAGAAACTCGAGAGACAG